One part of the Chryseobacterium mulctrae genome encodes these proteins:
- a CDS encoding DUF4293 family protein — protein sequence MLQRIQTIWILLSVLAAAFLYITGQDVDVFGKNPIISISSIVLVLVGALSLFSFKNRKRQILLNNISIIINALLIGVLVYWMQNLSGGIDFPEKGIEPVFPSIAVICLFLANIFIKKDERLVKSVDRLR from the coding sequence ATGTTACAGAGAATACAGACCATTTGGATTTTGCTGTCTGTTTTAGCAGCAGCTTTCTTATATATTACGGGACAAGATGTAGATGTTTTCGGAAAAAATCCGATTATCAGTATCTCGTCAATTGTTTTAGTTTTGGTAGGAGCATTGAGTTTATTCAGTTTTAAAAACAGAAAAAGACAAATCTTGCTGAATAATATCAGCATCATTATAAACGCTTTGTTGATTGGTGTATTGGTGTACTGGATGCAAAACTTATCCGGAGGAATAGATTTTCCTGAGAAGGGTATTGAGCCGGTTTTCCCATCGATTGCGGTAATTTGTTTGTTTTTGGCAAATATTTTTATCAAGAAAGATGAGAGGCTCGTAAAATCTGTAGACAGACTACGATAA
- a CDS encoding M28 family peptidase → MKKLIYLSLSFFATSAFAQDVSEERVKTVITTLASDEMKGREIGTPENDKAAEYISQLFKENNLEYCTGNSYLVPFNYKGKTAYNVCAVKKGKSEKFLGFTGHFDHIGVSNKSGDNINNGADDNASGITTLVGIADYFKNKKPDFSMVFMAFNGEEKGMLGSIAISEDKKLDHIYNNLSALFNFEMVATEAEFGKNTVFITGDEFSDLDELFNKNAVNGLKIYPDPYAKQQLFYRSDNVSFVKKKIIAHSISTADMSKITHYHQANDDMSIVNSENMTQIINNFAKTLEKLSPKNFNPKYNDKVNFN, encoded by the coding sequence ATGAAAAAACTAATCTATCTTTCCCTATCATTTTTCGCAACTTCGGCTTTTGCACAGGATGTTTCCGAAGAGAGAGTAAAAACCGTCATCACAACTCTGGCTTCAGATGAAATGAAAGGCCGCGAAATTGGAACTCCGGAAAATGACAAAGCTGCAGAATACATTTCACAACTTTTTAAAGAAAACAATCTGGAATATTGTACAGGCAATTCTTATCTCGTTCCTTTTAATTATAAAGGAAAAACAGCTTACAATGTTTGCGCAGTTAAAAAAGGAAAATCTGAAAAATTTTTAGGATTTACTGGTCACTTTGATCATATCGGAGTAAGCAATAAATCCGGGGACAATATTAACAATGGCGCAGATGACAACGCAAGCGGAATCACGACTTTGGTAGGTATCGCCGATTATTTTAAAAATAAAAAACCCGACTTCTCAATGGTTTTCATGGCATTTAATGGAGAAGAAAAAGGAATGTTGGGTTCAATCGCTATTTCTGAAGACAAAAAGCTAGATCACATCTACAATAATCTTTCAGCGTTATTTAATTTTGAAATGGTTGCCACAGAAGCTGAGTTTGGAAAAAACACAGTCTTTATTACCGGTGATGAGTTTTCTGACCTTGATGAATTGTTTAATAAAAATGCGGTAAACGGATTAAAAATTTATCCCGATCCTTATGCGAAGCAACAATTATTTTACAGATCAGACAATGTAAGCTTTGTGAAAAAGAAAATTATTGCCCATTCTATTTCCACTGCAGACATGAGCAAAATTACTCATTATCATCAGGCAAACGATGATATGAGCATTGTAAATTCTGAAAATATGACGCAGATTATCAATAACTTTGCAAAAACTTTAGAGAAATTAAGCCCTAAAAATTTCAATCCGAAGTATAATGATAAAGTAAATTTCAATTAA
- a CDS encoding ABC transporter ATP-binding protein: MNEYKKILKFARPHQKYIYGSLFFNLLYSVFQIASLGTILPVLGMLFGTIKRENFKSAPVYSGELVDLFSYLKTYSNYYIQTLVDDYGTLNVLAWLCVITAFMFLLRNIFRYLGSFLLINYRVGVTKDLRGEMYRKVLSLPVSFFTESRKGDMMSRMSNDVGEVEGNILGSLVDLINAPFMLVSTLISLFWLSSELTLFSLLVLPVMGTMIALIGKSLKKDSHEAQNEMGNIFSIVDETLKSSKVIKIFSAEKIMDNRFMGSMQKWINSSIRLGRKKELASPMSEFLGSVTFLIIAWYGGKQIIVDQSIAPEDFLVFLAMFFQILPPVKSLSSSISNVQKGEASLQRVLEILEADVKIEEIAEPVSISTLDKQIQFKNIGFYYDKSNLILKNFSLTIPKGKTVALVGQSGSGKTTIANLLARFYDVSEGQILIDETDIKHLKLTDYRKLLGMVTQESVLFNDTVYNNILMGKPEATRDEVIAAAKIANADHFITQLPNGYDTNIGDDGGKLSGGQKQRVSIARAVLKNPPIMILDEATSALDTESEKFVQDALEKMMENRTSLVIAHRLSTIQKADWIVVMEKGDIVEQGSHQDLMTRRGTYHKLVELQNFD, encoded by the coding sequence ATGAACGAATATAAAAAAATACTCAAATTCGCCCGTCCGCATCAGAAATACATTTACGGAAGTTTATTCTTCAACTTGCTATATTCTGTGTTTCAGATTGCTTCTTTAGGAACCATACTTCCGGTTTTGGGGATGCTTTTTGGCACCATCAAACGTGAAAACTTCAAATCTGCTCCTGTATATTCTGGAGAGCTTGTAGATTTATTTTCTTACTTAAAGACCTATTCTAATTATTATATCCAGACTCTAGTTGATGATTATGGTACGCTGAATGTTTTAGCTTGGCTTTGCGTCATCACGGCATTCATGTTTTTACTGAGAAATATTTTCAGATACTTAGGATCTTTCCTTTTAATTAACTATCGTGTCGGTGTTACCAAAGATCTTCGAGGCGAGATGTATCGTAAGGTTTTGTCTTTGCCTGTTTCATTTTTTACAGAAAGCAGAAAAGGTGATATGATGTCTCGTATGTCGAATGACGTAGGTGAAGTAGAAGGAAATATTTTGGGAAGTTTGGTTGATTTGATCAACGCTCCGTTTATGTTAGTCAGTACATTGATAAGTCTTTTTTGGCTAAGTTCTGAACTTACTCTATTCTCTCTTTTGGTTTTACCAGTAATGGGAACTATGATTGCTTTAATTGGAAAAAGTCTTAAAAAAGATTCTCATGAAGCGCAGAACGAAATGGGAAATATCTTTTCTATTGTAGATGAAACCTTGAAATCATCAAAAGTGATCAAGATTTTCAGCGCTGAAAAAATAATGGACAACCGCTTTATGGGTTCCATGCAGAAATGGATCAACAGCTCTATAAGATTAGGTAGAAAAAAAGAATTAGCATCGCCAATGAGTGAGTTTTTAGGGTCAGTTACTTTTTTAATAATCGCATGGTATGGTGGAAAGCAAATCATTGTAGATCAAAGTATTGCTCCGGAAGATTTTCTTGTATTTTTAGCCATGTTCTTCCAAATTTTACCTCCGGTAAAAAGTTTATCATCTTCTATTTCTAATGTTCAGAAAGGGGAAGCTTCTCTACAAAGAGTTTTGGAAATCCTTGAAGCCGATGTGAAAATAGAGGAAATTGCAGAACCGGTTTCTATTTCTACTTTAGATAAACAAATACAGTTTAAAAATATTGGTTTTTATTACGATAAATCTAATTTAATCCTAAAAAATTTCAGTCTGACGATTCCAAAAGGAAAAACAGTTGCATTGGTCGGTCAAAGTGGAAGTGGAAAAACTACAATTGCCAATCTTTTGGCGCGATTTTATGATGTTTCAGAAGGTCAGATTTTAATTGACGAGACTGATATCAAACATCTAAAATTGACCGATTACAGAAAACTTTTAGGAATGGTTACCCAAGAATCTGTATTGTTCAATGATACTGTTTACAACAATATTTTGATGGGTAAACCTGAAGCAACGAGAGACGAAGTAATTGCTGCAGCAAAAATTGCCAACGCGGATCACTTTATTACTCAACTTCCGAATGGTTATGACACTAATATCGGTGATGATGGAGGAAAACTTTCAGGTGGACAAAAACAAAGAGTCTCTATTGCAAGAGCCGTGCTGAAAAACCCACCGATTATGATTTTGGATGAAGCAACTTCTGCTTTGGATACAGAATCTGAAAAGTTTGTACAGGATGCCCTTGAAAAAATGATGGAAAACAGAACTTCACTGGTTATCGCTCACCGACTTTCAACCATTCAAAAAGCAGACTGGATTGTAGTTATGGAAAAAGGTGATATCGTAGAACAGGGAAGCCACCAAGATTTAATGACAAGGAGAGGCACTTATCACAAGCTTGTGGAGCTTCAAAATTTCGACTAA
- a CDS encoding DUF1801 domain-containing protein produces the protein MNPIQEYFYRIQEPERSTLLFLREKILASDTEHITETLSFGLPFIKYKKKMLCYFYYSKKYKKHYISFYHGDKLDYPELTQDGRKKFKILLIDIEEDLPVEFILSLLEEIKQYIKG, from the coding sequence ATGAACCCCATACAAGAGTACTTCTACAGAATACAAGAACCTGAAAGAAGTACTCTTTTATTTTTGCGTGAAAAAATTCTGGCATCTGACACAGAACACATTACTGAAACGTTAAGCTTCGGACTTCCCTTTATAAAGTACAAAAAGAAAATGCTGTGTTATTTTTATTACAGCAAAAAATATAAAAAGCATTACATCAGTTTTTATCATGGTGATAAACTGGACTACCCTGAGCTGACCCAAGACGGAAGAAAAAAGTTTAAGATTCTGTTAATTGATATTGAAGAGGATCTTCCCGTAGAGTTTATATTGAGTCTACTGGAGGAGATAAAGCAGTATATTAAAGGATAA
- a CDS encoding sterol desaturase family protein: MKHLKYFFDLSFMGFLQYFFLAGFCYWICYFLFKKALYNAKIQQQEVKKLDIVREVLHSAASSLIMAFMIFLVIYTPLNQFTKIYKNVDDYSVYWFVGSIVTGLVIHDTYFYWMHRLLHYRKIFKHVHLIHHKSTNPSPFAAYSFHFFEAVAEGLILPLLLFVIPLHPLSISIFVVSSLIINVYGHLGYEVAPKWLRKSMIFKILNTSVHHNLHHNKFKGNYGLYFRFWDQIMKTENPDYVKTYDKIQEKRFGNEQ; the protein is encoded by the coding sequence ATGAAACACCTGAAATATTTTTTTGATCTGAGTTTCATGGGCTTCTTGCAGTATTTCTTTTTAGCGGGATTTTGTTATTGGATTTGTTACTTTTTATTTAAGAAAGCCCTTTATAATGCAAAAATTCAACAGCAAGAAGTTAAGAAGTTGGATATTGTAAGGGAAGTGCTTCACTCCGCAGCCTCCTCGTTGATCATGGCGTTCATGATTTTTTTAGTAATCTATACTCCATTAAATCAGTTTACTAAAATCTACAAAAATGTTGATGATTATTCTGTATATTGGTTTGTGGGAAGTATTGTTACGGGACTAGTTATTCATGATACTTACTTTTATTGGATGCACAGACTTTTGCATTATAGGAAAATTTTTAAGCATGTACATCTTATCCATCATAAATCAACCAACCCAAGTCCTTTCGCAGCTTACTCTTTTCATTTTTTCGAGGCCGTAGCTGAGGGATTGATTTTACCACTCCTACTTTTTGTTATTCCTTTACACCCACTCAGTATTTCTATATTCGTAGTGAGTTCTTTGATCATCAATGTATATGGGCATTTAGGATATGAAGTAGCTCCGAAATGGCTAAGGAAATCAATGATATTTAAAATATTGAATACATCAGTACATCACAACCTTCATCATAATAAATTTAAAGGAAATTATGGTCTGTATTTTCGATTCTGGGATCAGATCATGAAAACTGAAAACCCTGATTACGTAAAGACCTATGATAAAATACAAGAAAAGAGATTTGGAAATGAACAATAA
- a CDS encoding autotransporter outer membrane beta-barrel domain-containing protein, with protein sequence MDVKFTKVKIRTLFLVLFMIFGKFYSQVNNGAVGINTSSPNPNSVLDIVSGNNNKGILVPRLTEAQRNAITINPTSDDGLTIFNTTEDCYNYWSLSDNEWKSVCGQIGKSVFTIDCSNTKAMGAYVQTKELTASNYLSVTVNVTKIGNYTITGTTTNGYNFYGTGVFLNTGVQKIQVPGQGVPATIQVDTVELSANGTDVTCTPPVTVNVLSPAGTYTMSCGSATVNGVYKVGTALAASNTITLPVNVTALGSYTITTNTVDGISFSGSGTFTATGNQNVTLQGTGSPSSTTVKKMTITSDSGGGVSTTCSVNVIVVIPAKKLLAIGLGNTYGYNLSNSGRPSNTLITTNTNYGTLATSTVKYEGWSQVIDGSNSPSTAQLNTWLLGSAPVDIVVIGYSYGMSTNDAAVFLQYLQKGGVILSFCEDTTGNQNFFRTIFNDPSLSQSTTGGSGDGRTYTLPITSDEITNGPFGDIRGKLWGDDATDVVYFTGLPSGEISSYSNATNANNNTGTVAGSVTAFKHKSFNLIWVGEGGFNSQSGNSGDQASSTICPFILDTNKKPVPKTTYGTSGTLIYNSTFTANAFAWALNQAEFKGINTK encoded by the coding sequence ATGGATGTGAAATTTACAAAAGTAAAAATTAGGACGCTTTTTTTGGTCCTCTTTATGATTTTCGGAAAGTTTTATTCACAGGTAAACAATGGAGCAGTTGGTATCAATACCTCTTCTCCCAATCCCAATTCTGTTTTGGATATTGTTTCTGGAAATAATAATAAAGGAATACTTGTTCCACGCCTTACAGAGGCTCAAAGAAATGCAATAACAATAAACCCTACTAGTGATGATGGTCTCACGATCTTTAACACCACTGAAGACTGTTACAATTATTGGAGCCTTTCAGATAATGAATGGAAAAGTGTATGCGGGCAAATTGGAAAATCTGTTTTTACAATTGATTGTTCCAATACAAAGGCAATGGGTGCGTATGTTCAGACGAAAGAACTTACAGCTTCTAATTATCTTAGTGTAACTGTTAATGTAACTAAAATTGGAAATTATACCATTACAGGTACTACAACTAATGGATATAATTTCTACGGGACAGGGGTATTTCTTAACACTGGAGTACAAAAAATCCAGGTTCCGGGACAAGGAGTGCCGGCTACCATTCAGGTAGATACTGTAGAGCTTTCTGCAAATGGAACAGATGTTACATGTACACCTCCTGTTACAGTGAATGTTCTTAGTCCTGCAGGAACTTATACAATGAGTTGTGGTAGTGCTACTGTAAATGGAGTCTATAAAGTAGGGACAGCTTTGGCTGCTTCCAATACAATTACTCTTCCTGTAAATGTTACAGCCTTGGGAAGTTATACAATTACGACCAATACTGTAGATGGAATCTCATTTAGTGGTTCAGGTACGTTTACTGCTACAGGAAATCAAAATGTTACTCTTCAGGGTACAGGATCACCCAGCTCTACTACTGTGAAAAAAATGACCATTACTTCAGACAGTGGGGGTGGAGTTTCTACTACATGTAGTGTAAATGTGATTGTAGTTATTCCTGCAAAAAAATTACTGGCTATAGGATTGGGAAATACGTATGGATATAATCTAAGTAACTCGGGAAGACCATCAAATACTTTAATAACAACGAATACTAATTACGGAACGTTGGCAACAAGTACGGTAAAATATGAAGGATGGTCCCAGGTTATTGATGGAAGCAATTCTCCAAGTACAGCACAATTGAATACATGGCTGCTGGGTTCGGCTCCGGTTGATATTGTTGTAATAGGATATAGCTATGGAATGAGCACCAATGATGCAGCAGTATTTTTACAATATCTACAAAAAGGGGGAGTAATTCTTTCTTTCTGTGAAGATACTACCGGAAATCAGAACTTTTTCAGAACCATTTTTAATGATCCGAGTTTGAGCCAGTCTACAACAGGAGGCTCAGGAGATGGAAGAACCTATACATTACCTATTACAAGTGATGAAATTACCAACGGACCTTTTGGAGACATCCGAGGTAAGCTTTGGGGAGATGATGCAACAGATGTTGTATATTTTACAGGATTACCATCTGGTGAAATTTCTTCATATTCTAATGCAACCAATGCTAACAATAATACAGGTACTGTAGCCGGATCTGTGACTGCTTTTAAACATAAAAGTTTTAATTTAATATGGGTCGGAGAAGGTGGCTTTAATTCACAAAGTGGAAATAGTGGAGATCAGGCTTCCAGCACAATATGTCCTTTTATTTTGGATACAAATAAGAAGCCCGTTCCTAAAACTACTTATGGAACATCAGGCACACTTATCTATAATTCTACTTTTACAGCCAACGCATTTGCATGGGCTCTCAATCAAGCAGAATTTAAAGGGATAAATACCAAATAA
- a CDS encoding helix-turn-helix transcriptional regulator, which produces MKTVITSVFIILTFIVSFFYIYTWKNAGVEYFYFSLLFAIPFYFNYKEDSFFILLIVTIITINFIGCLYFDMGFISKSKFIKTEDFKLIELLNIIFAISTFLIDIYFISQKDKLIYGLLRETEIKDSTIGDLLKVNNELMRQRIIINNLTEDNVTEIIELAENDSPIFFERFQLFFPEFIPNILKINPGLIYSELHICALMRLNFDTKKIALCTNSSVRAVESRKYRIRKKMGLGSDVNINNFILKI; this is translated from the coding sequence TTGAAAACAGTCATTACTAGTGTTTTTATCATCCTTACATTTATTGTTAGTTTCTTCTATATATATACTTGGAAAAATGCAGGTGTAGAATATTTTTATTTTTCACTTTTGTTTGCTATTCCTTTCTATTTCAATTATAAGGAAGATTCTTTTTTTATATTACTGATTGTCACGATTATCACGATCAATTTTATAGGATGTTTGTATTTTGACATGGGCTTTATATCTAAGAGTAAGTTTATAAAAACAGAAGATTTTAAACTTATTGAGCTTCTTAATATCATTTTTGCCATCAGTACTTTTTTAATTGATATTTATTTTATTTCACAAAAAGATAAGCTAATTTATGGTCTTCTCAGAGAAACTGAAATTAAGGATTCTACTATTGGAGATCTTTTGAAAGTAAATAATGAACTGATGAGACAGCGGATCATCATTAATAATTTAACAGAAGATAATGTTACAGAGATTATAGAGCTTGCAGAAAATGATTCTCCGATTTTTTTTGAACGGTTTCAATTGTTTTTTCCTGAATTCATTCCTAATATTTTAAAGATTAATCCGGGGCTTATTTATTCTGAACTGCATATTTGTGCTTTAATGAGATTAAATTTCGATACCAAAAAAATAGCTCTTTGTACAAATAGTAGTGTAAGGGCAGTTGAGAGCAGGAAATACAGGATTCGAAAAAAAATGGGCTTAGGTTCAGATGTTAATATTAATAATTTTATACTCAAAATTTAA
- a CDS encoding helix-turn-helix domain-containing protein, translating into MDEKRIMKNMCPDYRQIYTDIIDELYPEKKGNAQINNKIECIETVMDVLTLNTLIFGSSKQLTESKSRRLRSYDKNSILKILEYQRSNKLNNITTARHFKISRNTLTKWHRIFKDKV; encoded by the coding sequence ATGGATGAAAAAAGAATTATGAAGAATATGTGTCCGGATTACAGGCAGATATATACAGATATTATTGATGAATTATACCCTGAAAAGAAAGGCAATGCGCAGATTAATAATAAAATAGAATGTATTGAAACAGTGATGGATGTTCTTACTCTTAACACACTTATTTTTGGATCATCTAAGCAACTAACTGAATCTAAAAGCCGTAGGCTTCGTTCTTATGATAAAAATTCTATTCTAAAGATTCTTGAATATCAAAGAAGTAATAAACTGAATAATATAACAACTGCCAGACATTTTAAAATAAGCAGAAATACACTCACAAAATGGCACAGAATCTTTAAGGATAAAGTTTAA
- a CDS encoding transposase has product MNLKEIHIGEFIYHRMKELQISSERVTKFLKCTEADIEKMYQQSSLDTDLLLRWSKLLEYDFFRLYTGHLILYAPLKSVGNLVSQKNDFPVFRKNIYTEEVKSFILNKISTKKMTPQQVILKYRIPKTTLFKWMKKEL; this is encoded by the coding sequence ATGAACTTAAAGGAGATACATATTGGTGAGTTTATTTACCATCGTATGAAAGAACTTCAAATTTCTTCGGAAAGAGTAACAAAATTTTTAAAATGTACTGAAGCTGATATTGAAAAAATGTATCAGCAAAGTAGTCTTGATACAGATCTCTTACTTAGATGGAGCAAGCTTTTAGAATATGATTTTTTCAGGCTTTATACGGGACATTTGATTCTTTATGCTCCTTTAAAAAGTGTAGGTAATCTTGTTTCTCAAAAAAATGATTTTCCGGTTTTTAGAAAAAATATATATACTGAAGAAGTTAAAAGCTTTATTCTCAACAAAATTTCCACAAAAAAGATGACCCCGCAACAAGTGATTCTTAAATATAGAATACCGAAAACTACTTTATTTAAATGGATGAAAAAAGAATTATGA
- a CDS encoding phosphatidylserine decarboxylase family protein, giving the protein MKLHKESKGTITVASILFAIIAAASIYFLEMWSLLIIVPLLVIYSLVFWFFRVPNRDILDHVENVIAPVDGKVVMIKEVEEDEFIKGKAIQVSIFMSPLNVHICRYPVSGDVIYKKYHPGKYLVAWHEKSSTENERTTVAVQSLTNHKVVFRQIAGYVARRIVFYCNKGDKAKAGHEFGFIKFGSRMDIFLPLDTEIICKIGDIAKGGLDVIAKLKQN; this is encoded by the coding sequence ATGAAATTACATAAAGAGTCGAAAGGAACCATCACGGTAGCGTCTATACTTTTCGCAATTATTGCTGCGGCATCTATCTATTTTCTTGAAATGTGGTCGCTTCTGATCATCGTACCATTATTGGTTATTTACAGTTTGGTATTTTGGTTCTTTAGAGTTCCGAATCGTGATATTTTAGATCACGTAGAAAATGTAATTGCTCCGGTTGACGGAAAAGTAGTGATGATTAAAGAAGTAGAAGAGGATGAATTTATCAAAGGAAAGGCAATTCAGGTTTCTATCTTTATGTCTCCGCTGAATGTTCATATTTGTAGATATCCGGTTTCGGGAGATGTAATTTATAAAAAATATCATCCAGGAAAATATCTGGTTGCATGGCACGAAAAATCGTCTACAGAAAATGAAAGAACAACTGTTGCGGTACAGAGTTTAACCAATCATAAAGTCGTTTTCAGACAGATTGCGGGATATGTGGCGAGAAGAATTGTTTTCTATTGTAATAAAGGGGATAAAGCAAAAGCTGGACATGAATTCGGGTTTATTAAATTTGGTTCAAGAATGGATATTTTCCTTCCACTTGATACAGAGATTATCTGTAAGATCGGAGATATAGCAAAAGGAGGTCTGGATGTTATTGCAAAGTTGAAGCAGAACTAG
- a CDS encoding phosphatidate cytidylyltransferase, with amino-acid sequence MDKNLIQRTLSGLVYVAVIFLCATPFGAQLLDSVSPGLVQQQYLYYGLISFLLLVGTWECMKIMKFGDGYEKWIVFPLVIFIFYVFSKRYFQHGFYFDFRLSEILAISLTLIAVITLFKFSNELYIDNGKLIFTVIYIALPFSFALGLPKYSSIENTFSLEVIFLFILIWSSDTFAYLVGKFFGKHKMAPKISPKKTWEGYIGGVVLTLVLSYFVEQYQPQLRGNWMVVGFLIAAFAPLGDLVESQLKRNFGVKDSGNIIPGHGGVLDRLDSFLICVPVVYLYFILEKFI; translated from the coding sequence TTGGACAAAAATCTTATTCAGAGAACGCTTTCAGGGCTGGTTTATGTAGCCGTAATATTTCTTTGTGCAACACCTTTTGGTGCGCAATTGCTAGATTCGGTTTCTCCCGGTCTCGTTCAGCAGCAATATTTGTATTATGGTTTAATAAGCTTTCTTTTGCTGGTTGGAACATGGGAATGTATGAAAATTATGAAATTCGGAGACGGCTACGAAAAGTGGATTGTTTTTCCGTTAGTCATTTTTATTTTCTATGTTTTCTCTAAACGATATTTCCAACACGGATTTTATTTTGACTTCAGGCTGTCGGAAATCTTGGCAATTTCATTAACCCTTATTGCGGTAATTACTTTATTTAAATTCTCAAACGAACTTTATATCGACAACGGAAAGCTTATTTTTACCGTAATCTATATCGCTTTACCATTTTCTTTTGCCTTAGGTTTGCCTAAATATTCTTCAATTGAAAATACATTTTCACTGGAAGTTATTTTCTTATTTATTTTAATTTGGAGTAGCGATACCTTTGCTTATCTCGTTGGAAAATTCTTCGGAAAACATAAAATGGCACCGAAAATTTCACCAAAAAAAACCTGGGAAGGTTATATCGGAGGTGTTGTTTTAACATTGGTACTTTCATATTTCGTTGAGCAGTATCAACCACAGCTTCGCGGAAACTGGATGGTTGTAGGTTTTCTGATCGCTGCATTTGCACCTTTAGGAGATTTGGTAGAAAGCCAGCTGAAAAGAAATTTTGGCGTAAAAGACAGCGGGAATATCATTCCGGGGCACGGTGGAGTATTAGATAGACTGGATAGTTTTTTAATTTGTGTTCCTGTCGTATATTTGTACTTTATTTTAGAAAAATTTATTTAA
- a CDS encoding LUD domain-containing protein — protein MSLFKRIVSRLTNQPEDDEKQSLEKLGDSLKNADLDYKFAQLFTHSGGFFNYCADEAEALQTLNQILKIEGINSVFCCDKDLQGFLNVIKINNTPELESRNDAAFISCEYLIAYDGRIMLSHNNILHYHSSRLPGKIIIMANVSQIVNNLNDAMGKIKRTGNIKNLTSISGNHSKLDAAANNNTKLFLLLLED, from the coding sequence TTGAGTTTATTTAAAAGAATTGTAAGCAGACTTACCAACCAGCCAGAAGATGATGAGAAGCAGAGCCTGGAAAAGCTTGGAGATTCACTGAAAAATGCAGATCTCGACTATAAGTTTGCGCAATTATTTACGCATTCTGGTGGCTTTTTCAACTATTGCGCAGATGAGGCAGAAGCATTGCAGACCTTAAACCAGATTTTAAAAATCGAGGGGATTAACTCTGTTTTTTGCTGTGATAAAGATCTTCAGGGATTTTTAAATGTAATTAAAATCAATAATACGCCCGAGCTGGAATCGCGTAACGATGCCGCTTTTATATCATGCGAATACCTTATTGCGTACGACGGCAGAATCATGCTTTCGCACAATAACATTCTGCACTATCATTCTTCAAGATTACCCGGTAAAATAATTATTATGGCAAATGTTTCTCAGATTGTCAATAATCTGAATGACGCGATGGGCAAGATCAAACGCACCGGAAACATCAAAAACCTTACTTCAATCAGCGGAAACCACTCTAAGCTGGATGCTGCTGCAAACAATAATACGAAGCTATTTTTACTTTTACTGGAAGATTAG